One window from the genome of Bradyrhizobium xenonodulans encodes:
- a CDS encoding LysR family transcriptional regulator, with the protein MDLLALADFNLVARHGGFGKAARATGRPKATLSRRVSELESSLDLRLFERGGRTLKLTQEGRTLYERTGALLTELDETAAAIASGGDKPKGRLRISAPMLFSQTAMGRLAAGFALRHPQVRLEVTTDDRYVDMIEEGFDLVIRVNPDPDESLVGRIFLRDRLVVAASPALKRPKGHLAVPAVVRGTGDEAAAWDIRRPSGTSRIAVDPVLRLSSLMMVRDAVRAGVGAARLPLSLVSHDLAAGALVRWGDVEGSDIALWTLYPSRRLLSARVSAFLDYLKEAFPKGTPDELAAYIAG; encoded by the coding sequence ATGGATTTGCTTGCCCTCGCCGACTTCAACCTCGTCGCCCGCCACGGAGGGTTCGGAAAGGCCGCCCGCGCAACGGGACGTCCCAAGGCGACCTTGTCCCGGCGCGTGTCCGAGCTCGAGAGCAGCCTCGATTTGCGTCTCTTCGAGCGCGGCGGACGCACGCTCAAGCTCACCCAGGAAGGACGAACACTCTACGAGCGGACGGGAGCACTCCTCACCGAGCTCGACGAGACGGCGGCAGCGATCGCCTCGGGCGGCGACAAGCCAAAAGGCAGGTTGCGGATCAGCGCTCCAATGCTCTTTTCGCAAACTGCGATGGGCCGGCTTGCGGCCGGCTTCGCGCTCAGGCATCCGCAAGTCCGGCTCGAGGTCACGACGGACGATCGCTACGTCGACATGATCGAGGAGGGTTTTGACCTCGTGATCCGGGTCAATCCCGATCCGGATGAAAGCCTTGTCGGGCGCATCTTTTTGCGTGACCGGCTGGTGGTCGCGGCCAGCCCCGCACTGAAACGACCGAAGGGCCACCTCGCCGTTCCGGCCGTCGTGCGCGGAACGGGCGACGAGGCTGCAGCCTGGGACATCAGGCGACCAAGCGGCACATCGCGTATCGCGGTCGATCCGGTGCTTCGTCTGTCATCGCTCATGATGGTTCGCGACGCGGTTCGAGCCGGCGTCGGCGCTGCACGGCTGCCTCTGTCGCTCGTCAGTCACGATCTGGCCGCCGGTGCGCTGGTACGCTGGGGCGATGTCGAGGGATCCGACATCGCACTATGGACGCTCTACCCATCGCGGCGATTGCTGAGTGCGCGCGTGTCCGCCTTTCTCGATTATCTGAAGGAAGCCTTCCCGAAGGGAACGCCCGACGAGCTCGCGGCCTACATCGCGGGATGA
- a CDS encoding SDR family oxidoreductase, producing the protein MTILVTGATGTIGRNVVEQLVKRGADVRALVRDPAKANLPAEVTVVQGDLLDVDALRGAFRGVSTLFLLNAVVPDEFTQALIALNLAREAGVERVVYLSVIHSDRYVNVPHFAGKFGVERMIEQMGFNATILRPAYFMNNDLTIKDVVTGYGVYPMPIGSKGLAMIDARDIGEIAAIELIRRERAAAPLPLARINLVGPETLTGAKAAAIWSDVLGRTIAYPGDDTAGFEKNLRQFMPSWMAFDMRLMSERFLTEGMIPEAGDVERLTALLGRPLRTYRDFVSGIAASA; encoded by the coding sequence ATGACCATCCTCGTTACCGGTGCCACCGGCACCATCGGCCGCAACGTCGTTGAACAGCTCGTCAAGCGCGGCGCCGATGTGCGCGCGCTCGTCCGCGATCCTGCCAAGGCCAACCTCCCGGCTGAGGTCACCGTCGTGCAGGGCGACCTGCTCGACGTCGACGCGCTCCGCGGCGCCTTTCGTGGAGTCTCGACCCTGTTCCTGCTCAACGCCGTCGTCCCGGATGAATTCACGCAGGCGCTGATCGCGCTCAATCTGGCCCGCGAGGCGGGCGTCGAGCGGGTCGTCTACCTCTCGGTGATCCACAGCGATCGCTATGTGAATGTGCCGCACTTCGCGGGCAAGTTTGGCGTCGAGCGGATGATCGAGCAGATGGGCTTCAACGCCACCATCCTGCGTCCCGCCTACTTCATGAACAATGATCTCACGATCAAGGACGTGGTGACCGGCTACGGCGTCTACCCGATGCCGATCGGCAGCAAGGGCCTAGCCATGATCGACGCACGCGATATCGGCGAGATCGCGGCCATCGAGCTCATCCGCCGCGAGCGGGCCGCAGCGCCGCTTCCGCTCGCACGCATCAATCTCGTCGGTCCCGAAACGCTGACCGGCGCGAAAGCCGCCGCAATCTGGTCCGACGTGCTCGGTCGCACGATCGCCTATCCCGGCGACGATACCGCCGGCTTCGAGAAGAACCTCAGGCAGTTCATGCCGAGCTGGATGGCCTTCGACATGCGGCTGATGAGCGAGCGCTTCCTCACCGAGGGAATGATCCCGGAGGCCGGCGACGTCGAGCGTCTGACCGCGCTCCTGGGCCGTCCGCTGCGCACCTATCGCGACTTCGTTTCCGGGATCGCGGCTTCGGCCTGA
- a CDS encoding NAD(P)-dependent oxidoreductase — protein MTYSTAPDPPKLLVLGATGATGRLIVSQAAARGYDVTVLVRSAEKAGDLKGANLVVGDARDESALREALKGRDAVVSALGTPASPFREVTLLSTATRSLVNAMKAEQVSRLICITGIGAGDSAGHGGFLFDKLIFPLLLRKVYVDKNRQEAIVRDSGLDWVLVRPSILNNKSGNSAVRALTDLSDFHGGSISREDVARFVLDQVRADAWLHRSPLITW, from the coding sequence ATGACCTATTCGACTGCCCCTGATCCGCCGAAGCTCCTGGTCCTTGGTGCGACAGGAGCCACCGGTCGCCTGATCGTCAGCCAGGCCGCCGCACGAGGCTACGACGTCACTGTGCTCGTGCGGTCCGCCGAGAAGGCGGGTGATCTGAAGGGGGCGAACCTCGTCGTCGGCGATGCCCGCGACGAGTCCGCCCTGCGCGAGGCGCTCAAAGGCCGCGACGCGGTCGTCAGCGCACTCGGCACGCCAGCGAGTCCGTTTCGCGAAGTGACGCTCTTGTCGACCGCGACGCGTTCGCTCGTGAACGCGATGAAGGCCGAGCAGGTCTCGCGTCTGATCTGCATCACGGGCATCGGCGCCGGCGACAGTGCGGGACACGGCGGCTTTCTGTTCGACAAGCTGATCTTCCCGCTGCTTTTGCGCAAGGTGTATGTCGACAAGAACCGGCAGGAGGCGATCGTCAGAGACAGCGGGCTCGATTGGGTTCTCGTTCGGCCTTCCATCCTGAATAACAAGTCCGGCAACAGCGCCGTCAGAGCGCTCACCGATCTGTCCGACTTCCATGGCGGATCCATATCGCGGGAGGACGTTGCGAGATTTGTCCTGGACCAGGTGCGCGCCGATGCGTGGCTGCATCGCTCTCCGCTGATCACGTGGTGA
- a CDS encoding bifunctional protein-serine/threonine kinase/phosphatase, protein MTMTRGLLISVGQHSDKGRKPVNQDFHGVLVPEEPLLSLKGIAAVLADGISSSTVSQIASESAVKSFLMDYYCTSESWTVKTSARRVLNATNSWLHAQTRKSQYAYDRDKGYVCTLSAMVIKATTAHIFHVGDCRVYRVAGKALEQLTDDHRIIVSSEQTYLGRALGINPQLEIDYQNFEIEAGDTFLLATDGAYEFVDARFITGVLSEHAGELDGAAKAIVEEAYRRGSDDNITVQILRIDAVPQREPAGIFNQTSELPLPPLPEPRTMFDGYRIVREIHGSSRSHIYLAVDAETEEPVALKLPSIDLRDNAAYLKRFLMEEWIARRIDSPHVLKPLSKSRRRSYLYVATEFVEGQTLRQWMIDNPRPDLETVRGLIEQIAAGLRAFHRMEMLHQDLRPDNILIDKTGTAKIIDFGSVRVAGVAEAAPQDEGDEILGTVQYTAPEYFLGQGGTPRSDMFSLAVICYQMLTGKLPYGTQVARIRRKSDVRRLKYRPADDDRNVPAWVDGALRRALHPDPYKRHEDLSEFVFELRSPNPAYLDTRITPLLERSPLMFWKLTSAALACAVVVLLALLHAR, encoded by the coding sequence ATGACGATGACCCGCGGACTCCTGATCTCGGTCGGCCAGCACTCCGACAAGGGCCGCAAGCCCGTCAACCAGGATTTTCACGGCGTCCTCGTTCCGGAAGAGCCGCTGCTCAGCCTGAAGGGGATTGCGGCCGTTCTCGCCGACGGCATCTCCTCCAGCACGGTGAGCCAGATCGCCAGCGAGTCGGCGGTCAAGAGCTTCCTGATGGACTATTACTGCACGTCGGAATCCTGGACGGTGAAGACCTCCGCCCGCCGCGTGCTGAATGCCACCAATTCCTGGCTGCACGCGCAGACGCGCAAGAGCCAATACGCCTATGACCGCGACAAGGGCTATGTCTGCACCCTCAGTGCCATGGTCATCAAGGCGACCACCGCGCACATCTTCCATGTCGGCGACTGTCGCGTCTACCGCGTCGCCGGCAAGGCGCTCGAGCAGCTCACCGACGATCACCGCATCATCGTGTCGTCGGAACAGACCTATCTCGGCCGCGCGCTCGGCATCAATCCGCAGCTCGAGATCGACTACCAGAATTTCGAGATCGAGGCCGGCGACACCTTCCTGCTCGCAACCGACGGCGCCTACGAATTCGTCGACGCGCGTTTCATCACCGGCGTGCTCAGCGAGCATGCAGGCGAGCTCGACGGGGCCGCGAAGGCGATCGTCGAGGAAGCCTACCGGCGCGGCAGCGACGACAACATCACCGTGCAGATCCTGCGCATCGATGCGGTGCCGCAGCGCGAACCGGCCGGCATCTTCAATCAGACCTCCGAGCTGCCGCTGCCTCCGCTGCCGGAGCCGCGGACGATGTTCGACGGCTACCGGATCGTCAGGGAGATCCACGGCAGCAGCCGCAGTCATATCTACCTTGCCGTCGATGCCGAGACCGAGGAGCCGGTCGCGCTCAAGCTGCCGTCGATCGATCTGCGCGACAACGCCGCTTATCTCAAGCGCTTCCTGATGGAGGAATGGATCGCGCGGCGGATCGACAGCCCGCACGTGCTGAAGCCGCTGTCAAAGTCCAGGCGGCGCAGCTACCTCTACGTCGCGACCGAATTCGTCGAAGGGCAAACCCTGCGGCAGTGGATGATCGACAATCCGCGCCCCGATCTCGAAACCGTCCGTGGCCTCATCGAGCAGATCGCCGCGGGCCTGCGCGCCTTCCACCGCATGGAGATGCTGCATCAGGACCTCAGGCCCGACAACATCCTGATCGACAAGACGGGCACTGCGAAGATCATCGATTTCGGGTCGGTCAGGGTCGCGGGCGTCGCGGAGGCCGCGCCGCAGGACGAGGGCGACGAAATCCTGGGAACGGTCCAGTATACGGCGCCGGAGTATTTTCTTGGGCAGGGCGGCACGCCGCGCTCCGACATGTTTTCGCTCGCCGTGATCTGCTACCAGATGCTCACCGGAAAACTGCCCTATGGCACGCAGGTCGCCCGGATCCGGCGAAAGTCGGATGTCCGCAGGCTCAAATACCGCCCGGCTGACGACGATCGCAATGTGCCCGCCTGGGTCGATGGCGCACTCAGGCGCGCGCTCCATCCGGATCCCTACAAACGGCACGAAGACCTGTCCGAATTCGTGTTCGAGCTGCGCTCGCCCAATCCGGCCTATCTCGACACGCGGATCACGCCCCTCCTGGAGCGCAGCCCGTTGATGTTCTGGAAGCTGACCTCGGCGGCGCTCGCCTGCGCCGTCGTCGTGCTGCTGGCGCTGCTGCACGCCCGCTGA
- a CDS encoding formate/nitrite transporter family protein, whose product MSYLAPSEFVTKMVDAGESKIFMSTRDTIIRAYMAGAILALAAWFAVTINVNTGQPLIGALLFPVGFVMLYLLGFDLLTGVFVLSPLALIDKRPGVTFGGVLRNWGLVFVGNFAGAFTVAFMMAFVTTFGFTQDPDKVGAAIGNIGEGRTLGYAAHGAAGMATLFLRGMLCNWMVSTGVVGAMISTSVPGKVIAMWMPILVFFYMVFEHSVVNMFLFPSGLMLHAKFSIMDYLIWNEIPTVLGNLVGGLAFTGMTLYATHVMTLPKRQADKAAKPRVVA is encoded by the coding sequence ATGTCGTATCTCGCGCCTTCGGAATTCGTCACCAAGATGGTGGATGCGGGCGAGTCCAAGATCTTCATGTCCACCCGGGATACCATCATCCGGGCCTACATGGCCGGCGCCATCCTGGCGCTGGCAGCCTGGTTCGCCGTGACGATCAACGTCAACACCGGCCAGCCGCTGATCGGCGCGCTGCTGTTCCCGGTCGGCTTCGTCATGCTCTATCTGCTTGGCTTCGATCTTCTGACCGGCGTGTTCGTGCTCTCGCCGCTCGCCCTGATCGACAAGCGGCCGGGCGTCACCTTTGGCGGCGTGCTGCGCAACTGGGGCCTCGTCTTCGTCGGCAATTTCGCCGGCGCTTTCACCGTCGCCTTCATGATGGCTTTCGTCACGACGTTCGGCTTCACTCAGGACCCCGATAAGGTCGGCGCCGCCATCGGCAATATCGGCGAAGGCCGAACGCTCGGCTATGCCGCGCACGGTGCAGCCGGCATGGCGACGCTGTTCCTGCGCGGCATGCTCTGCAACTGGATGGTCTCGACCGGCGTCGTCGGCGCCATGATCTCGACCTCGGTCCCGGGCAAGGTCATCGCGATGTGGATGCCGATCCTGGTGTTCTTCTACATGGTGTTCGAACACTCGGTGGTGAACATGTTCCTGTTCCCGTCGGGCCTGATGCTGCACGCAAAGTTCTCGATCATGGACTATCTGATCTGGAACGAGATCCCGACCGTGCTCGGCAACCTCGTCGGCGGCCTTGCCTTCACTGGCATGACCCTCTACGCCACGCACGTCATGACCCTGCCGAAGCGCCAGGCCGACAAGGCTGCCAAGCCCCGCGTCGTTGCCTGA
- a CDS encoding CmpA/NrtA family ABC transporter substrate-binding protein, producing the protein MTKRTRRPPDNGLSRRHLLKAAGSTAALLAAAKLNFPAGAFAQDSGPEVKGAKLGFIALSDAGPLFVAKDKGLFAKYGVPDTDVQKQASWGTTRDNLVLGSEGNGIDGAHILTPMPYLISAGKVTQNNQPTPMYILARLNLDSQCISVANEYADLKLGVDASAFKAALEKKKASGKAVKAAMTFPGGTHDLWLRYWLAAGGIDPDKDIETIVVPPPQMVANMKVGTMDCFCVGEPWNLQLIHQNIGYTAVTTGELWNKHPEKSFGMRAAFVDKYPKAAKALLMAVMEAQQWSDKAENKAELAAIMGKRQWMNCPVDDVLDRTSGKFDYGIPGKVVENSPHIMKYWRDFASYPFQSHDLWFLTEDIRWGKYEANFDTKALIAKVNREDMWRDAAKTLGVAASEIPTSTSRGKETFFDGKVFDPENPAAYLKSLAIKRVEV; encoded by the coding sequence ATGACCAAGCGCACCCGCCGGCCCCCGGACAATGGGCTCAGCCGCCGCCACTTGTTGAAGGCGGCAGGCTCTACCGCCGCACTTCTTGCCGCCGCCAAGCTCAATTTCCCTGCCGGCGCCTTCGCGCAGGATTCAGGCCCCGAGGTCAAGGGCGCCAAGCTCGGCTTCATCGCACTCTCCGATGCCGGCCCGCTCTTCGTCGCCAAGGACAAGGGTCTGTTCGCCAAATACGGCGTGCCCGACACCGACGTGCAGAAGCAGGCCTCCTGGGGCACCACGCGCGACAACCTCGTGCTCGGCTCGGAAGGCAACGGCATCGACGGCGCGCACATCCTGACCCCGATGCCTTACCTCATCTCCGCCGGCAAGGTGACGCAGAACAACCAGCCGACGCCGATGTACATCCTGGCGCGGCTCAATCTCGACAGCCAGTGCATCTCCGTCGCCAATGAATACGCCGACCTCAAGCTCGGCGTCGATGCTTCGGCTTTCAAGGCGGCGCTGGAGAAGAAGAAGGCCTCCGGCAAGGCCGTGAAGGCCGCCATGACCTTCCCCGGCGGCACCCACGACCTCTGGCTCCGCTACTGGCTCGCCGCCGGCGGCATCGATCCCGACAAGGACATCGAGACCATTGTGGTGCCGCCGCCGCAGATGGTGGCCAACATGAAGGTCGGCACCATGGACTGCTTCTGCGTCGGCGAGCCCTGGAACCTGCAACTGATCCACCAGAACATCGGCTACACCGCGGTCACGACCGGCGAGCTCTGGAACAAGCATCCGGAGAAGTCGTTCGGCATGCGCGCGGCCTTCGTCGACAAATATCCAAAGGCGGCCAAGGCGCTGCTGATGGCGGTGATGGAGGCCCAGCAATGGTCCGACAAGGCCGAGAACAAGGCCGAGCTCGCCGCCATCATGGGCAAGCGGCAGTGGATGAACTGCCCGGTCGACGACGTGCTCGACCGCACCTCGGGCAAGTTCGACTACGGCATCCCCGGCAAGGTGGTCGAGAACTCGCCGCACATCATGAAGTACTGGCGCGACTTCGCTTCCTATCCGTTCCAGAGCCACGATCTCTGGTTCCTCACGGAGGATATTCGCTGGGGCAAGTACGAGGCGAATTTCGACACCAAGGCGCTGATCGCCAAGGTCAATCGCGAGGACATGTGGCGCGATGCGGCCAAGACGCTCGGCGTGGCGGCTTCCGAGATCCCGACCTCCACCTCGCGCGGCAAGGAGACCTTCTTCGACGGCAAGGTGTTCGATCCCGAAAATCCGGCGGCCTATCTGAAATCGCTCGCGATCAAGCGCGTCGAAGTCTGA
- the ntrB gene encoding nitrate ABC transporter permease: MNMTATKIEVETATPAAVAAPVVAMTPKRPPRSETYARMARETAVRVIPPLVVIALLTLIWELVCRRAGSALPPPSKVFKDTKELILDPFFDHGGIDKGLFWHLSASLQRVAFGYSLSAIAGIGLGVLVGQSVWAMRGLDPLFQVLRTIPPLAWLPLSLAAFRDGQPSAIFVIFITSIWPIIINTAVGIRNIPQDYRNVAAVVQLNPLEFFAKIMIPAAAPYIFTGLRIGIGLSWLAIIAAEMLIGGVGIGFFIWDAWNSSHISEIILALFYVGIVGFVLDRLIAGLGKIVTRGTAQN; encoded by the coding sequence ATGAACATGACTGCCACCAAGATCGAGGTTGAGACCGCGACGCCTGCGGCCGTTGCCGCACCGGTCGTCGCAATGACACCAAAACGCCCGCCGCGCAGCGAGACCTACGCGCGCATGGCGCGGGAGACTGCCGTGCGCGTCATCCCGCCGTTGGTCGTGATCGCGCTATTGACGCTGATATGGGAGCTGGTCTGCCGCCGCGCCGGCTCGGCGCTGCCGCCGCCGTCGAAAGTGTTCAAGGATACCAAGGAGCTGATCCTCGATCCGTTCTTCGATCATGGCGGCATCGACAAGGGCCTGTTCTGGCATCTGTCCGCCAGTCTCCAGCGCGTCGCCTTCGGCTATTCGCTGTCCGCGATCGCCGGCATCGGCCTCGGCGTCCTGGTGGGGCAGTCGGTCTGGGCCATGCGGGGGCTCGATCCGCTGTTCCAGGTGCTGCGCACCATTCCGCCGCTGGCCTGGCTGCCGCTGTCGCTCGCCGCGTTCCGCGACGGCCAGCCCTCGGCGATCTTCGTCATCTTCATCACCTCGATCTGGCCGATCATCATCAACACCGCGGTCGGCATCCGCAACATCCCGCAGGACTACCGCAACGTCGCCGCGGTGGTGCAGCTCAACCCGCTCGAATTCTTCGCCAAGATCATGATCCCGGCGGCGGCGCCGTACATTTTCACGGGTCTTCGCATCGGTATCGGCCTGTCCTGGCTCGCCATCATCGCGGCCGAAATGCTGATCGGCGGCGTCGGCATCGGCTTCTTCATCTGGGACGCCTGGAACTCGTCGCATATCAGCGAGATCATCCTGGCACTGTTCTATGTCGGCATCGTCGGCTTCGTGCTCGACCGCCTGATCGCGGGCCTCGGCAAGATCGTCACCCGCGGCACGGCGCAGAACTGA
- a CDS encoding ABC transporter ATP-binding protein, giving the protein MTAYLKLDHIDKIFTRGAASTEVLKDINLTIEKGEYVSIIGHSGCGKSTLLNIIAGLTTATTGGVLLENREVNSPGPDRAVVFQNHSLLPWLTVYENVKLGVDKVFARTKSRAERDAWVMHNLNLVQMAHARDKRPSEISGGMKQRVGIARALAMEPKVLLLDEPFGALDALTRAHLQDSVMALHQKLGNTILMITHDVDEAVLLSDRIVMMTNGPSARIGEVLEVPLARPRKRLDLATNATYLKCRQRVLEFLYERHRFVEAA; this is encoded by the coding sequence ATGACCGCCTATCTGAAGCTCGACCACATCGACAAGATCTTTACGCGCGGCGCCGCCTCGACGGAGGTGCTCAAGGACATCAACCTGACGATCGAGAAGGGCGAATACGTCTCGATCATCGGCCATTCCGGCTGCGGCAAGTCGACCCTGCTCAACATCATCGCAGGATTGACCACGGCCACGACCGGCGGCGTGCTGCTGGAGAACCGCGAGGTCAACTCGCCCGGCCCCGATCGCGCCGTGGTGTTCCAGAACCACAGCCTGCTGCCGTGGCTGACCGTCTACGAGAACGTCAAGCTCGGCGTCGACAAGGTCTTTGCCAGGACCAAATCCCGTGCCGAGCGCGATGCCTGGGTGATGCACAATCTCAACCTCGTGCAGATGGCCCATGCCAGGGACAAGCGCCCGTCCGAAATCTCCGGCGGCATGAAGCAGCGCGTCGGCATTGCGCGGGCGCTGGCGATGGAGCCGAAGGTGCTGCTGCTCGACGAGCCGTTCGGCGCGCTCGACGCGCTGACCCGCGCCCATTTGCAGGACTCGGTGATGGCGCTGCATCAGAAGCTCGGCAACACCATTCTGATGATCACCCACGACGTCGACGAGGCCGTGCTGCTGTCCGACCGCATCGTGATGATGACGAACGGTCCGTCCGCGCGCATCGGCGAGGTGCTCGAGGTGCCGCTGGCGCGCCCGCGCAAGCGGCTCGATCTCGCCACCAACGCGACCTATCTGAAGTGCCGTCAGCGCGTGCTCGAATTCCTCTATGAGCGGCATCGCTTCGTCGAGGCCGCGTAA
- a CDS encoding MFS transporter, with amino-acid sequence MTKNPTWISDWRPEDEAFWNATGKTIARRNLIWSIVAEHIGFSVWLIWSIVTTKLPQAGFHYTTDQLFQLVAVPGLIGALMRFPYTFAVTTFGGRNWTIFSAAILFIPTLSLACFVSQPDTPFWLMLLIASTAGLGGGNFASSMTNISFFFPDRMKGWALGLNAAGGNIGVSSVQLLTPILMTLAVINLFQASPVDGIFLQNAGLMWVLPIAIAVFGAVFFMNNLTTAKSSVKNQLAIVKRKHTWIMAYLYIGTFGSFIGYSAAFPLLIKTQFPQITIAIAFLGPLVGSLSRPLGGWLADRIGGSIITFWNFIPMAGATVGVLYFVGQKDFIGFLSMFLILFVTTGIGNGSTYRMIPSIFREQNLFRVRGKGDAERAVALKTASIESGAAVGFIGAIGAVGGYLIPTGFGKSIALTGGPQLALAIYLAFYASCLGLTWWFYLRRSPQGEGAGSLAEARV; translated from the coding sequence ATGACGAAGAATCCAACCTGGATTTCAGACTGGCGCCCCGAAGATGAGGCGTTCTGGAATGCGACTGGCAAGACTATCGCGCGACGCAACCTGATCTGGTCGATCGTGGCCGAGCATATCGGCTTCTCGGTCTGGCTGATCTGGAGCATCGTCACCACCAAGCTGCCGCAGGCGGGCTTCCACTACACCACCGACCAGCTGTTCCAGCTCGTCGCGGTGCCCGGGCTGATCGGCGCGTTGATGCGCTTTCCCTACACCTTCGCGGTGACGACCTTCGGCGGCCGCAACTGGACCATCTTCAGTGCGGCGATCCTGTTCATTCCGACGCTCTCGCTCGCCTGCTTCGTGAGCCAGCCCGACACGCCGTTCTGGCTGATGCTGCTGATCGCCTCGACCGCCGGTCTCGGCGGCGGCAATTTTGCATCGAGCATGACCAACATCTCCTTCTTCTTTCCTGACCGGATGAAGGGATGGGCGCTGGGGCTGAATGCAGCCGGCGGCAATATCGGCGTCTCCAGCGTGCAACTGCTGACCCCGATCCTGATGACGCTCGCCGTCATCAACCTGTTCCAGGCGAGCCCCGTCGACGGCATCTTCCTCCAGAATGCCGGCCTGATGTGGGTGCTGCCGATCGCGATCGCGGTGTTCGGCGCGGTGTTCTTCATGAACAACCTCACCACGGCGAAATCGTCGGTGAAGAACCAGCTCGCGATCGTCAAGCGCAAGCACACCTGGATCATGGCCTATCTCTATATCGGCACGTTCGGGTCCTTCATCGGCTATTCGGCTGCGTTTCCGCTGCTGATCAAGACCCAATTCCCGCAAATCACGATCGCGATCGCGTTCCTGGGGCCGCTGGTCGGCTCGCTGTCGCGGCCGCTCGGCGGCTGGCTTGCCGACAGGATCGGCGGCTCCATCATCACGTTCTGGAATTTCATCCCGATGGCGGGTGCCACGGTCGGCGTGCTCTACTTTGTCGGGCAGAAGGATTTCATCGGCTTCCTGTCGATGTTCCTGATCCTGTTCGTGACGACGGGCATCGGCAACGGCTCGACCTACCGCATGATCCCGTCGATCTTCCGCGAGCAGAACCTGTTCAGGGTGCGCGGCAAGGGTGATGCGGAGCGCGCGGTCGCCTTGAAGACGGCGAGCATCGAGAGCGGCGCCGCGGTCGGCTTTATCGGTGCCATCGGCGCCGTCGGCGGCTATCTGATCCCGACCGGTTTCGGCAAGTCCATCGCGCTGACGGGAGGACCGCAGCTCGCGCTCGCGATCTATCTCGCCTTCTACGCCTCCTGCCTCGGACTGACCTGGTGGTTCTACCTGCGTCGCAGCCCGCAGGGCGAAGGCGCAGGAAGCCTTGCCGAAGCAAGGGTCTAA
- a CDS encoding globin family protein, which produces MTPEQITLIQQSFAKVAPISAQAAVLFYDRLFEVAPSVRAMFPEDMTEQRKKLMGMLAAVVGGLSNLDSILPAASALAKRHVAYGAKAEHYPVVGATLLWTLEKGLGEAWTPELATAWTDAYGVLSGYMMSEAYGAQAQAAE; this is translated from the coding sequence ATGACGCCAGAACAGATCACCCTCATCCAGCAGAGCTTCGCCAAGGTCGCGCCGATTTCCGCGCAGGCCGCCGTGCTGTTCTACGATCGCCTGTTCGAGGTGGCGCCGTCCGTGCGCGCGATGTTTCCCGAAGACATGACCGAGCAGCGCAAGAAGCTGATGGGCATGCTTGCCGCCGTCGTCGGCGGCCTGTCGAACCTGGACTCGATTCTTCCTGCGGCCTCCGCGCTCGCCAAGCGTCACGTCGCCTATGGCGCCAAGGCCGAGCACTATCCCGTGGTCGGCGCGACCTTGCTGTGGACCCTGGAGAAGGGCCTTGGCGAAGCCTGGACGCCCGAACTCGCCACGGCCTGGACCGACGCCTACGGCGTGCTGTCCGGCTACATGATGTCCGAGGCCTATGGCGCGCAGGCGCAGGCCGCCGAATAG